The Hymenobacter sp. GOD-10R genome includes a window with the following:
- a CDS encoding succinate dehydrogenase/fumarate reductase iron-sulfur subunit — protein MNLTLKVWRQKNRNAEGQIVEYQVKDISPEMSFLEMLDVLNEDLLHKGEDPVAFDHDCREGICGSCNLFINGRAHGPEKGTTTCQLHMRKFNDGDTITIEPWRANAFPVNRDLSVDRSAFDRIIQAGGYVSVNTGGAPDGNEIPIPKPVADRAFEAATCIACGACVAACKNASAMLFVSAKVSQLALLPQGQVERKTRVENMIAQMDKEGFGACTNIGQCAAECPVGISLENIALLNREFISAKATSNNLA, from the coding sequence ATGAACCTTACCCTGAAAGTGTGGCGGCAGAAAAACCGCAATGCTGAAGGGCAAATCGTGGAATATCAAGTAAAAGATATCTCGCCAGAAATGTCCTTTCTGGAGATGCTGGACGTACTAAACGAAGATCTGCTCCACAAAGGAGAAGATCCAGTAGCGTTCGACCACGACTGCCGCGAAGGTATTTGCGGATCGTGCAACTTATTTATCAATGGCCGTGCGCACGGCCCGGAGAAAGGTACTACTACCTGCCAGCTTCACATGCGTAAGTTCAACGATGGTGACACTATCACCATCGAACCCTGGCGTGCGAATGCTTTCCCTGTTAACCGTGACCTAAGCGTAGACCGGTCGGCCTTCGACCGTATCATTCAGGCGGGTGGCTATGTGAGTGTAAACACGGGTGGTGCTCCCGATGGCAACGAAATTCCGATTCCGAAGCCTGTTGCTGACCGTGCTTTCGAGGCAGCTACTTGCATTGCGTGCGGTGCCTGCGTAGCAGCTTGCAAAAACGCGTCGGCTATGCTTTTCGTGTCGGCAAAAGTGTCGCAACTAGCTTTGCTACCACAAGGTCAGGTAGAACGCAAAACTCGCGTAGAAAACATGATTGCTCAGATGGACAAAGAAGGATTCGGTGCTTGCACCAACATCGGCCAATGTGCTGCTGAGTGCCCCGTAGGCATTTCGCTGGAAAACATTGCTTTGTTGAACCGTGAGTTTATTTCGGCAAAAGCTACTTCTAACAACCTAGCTTAA
- a CDS encoding NAD(P)H-dependent oxidoreductase, producing MITIIAGTNRPNSRALRIAHLYANLLHERGAAYQLLDLAELPADFITSALYDKVGQHPEFNQLIKLANEADKLVFVVPEYNCSYPGVLKAFIDGLPYPGGIRGKKAALIGLGTGSQGGLLALSHMTDILMYLGTAVLPTRVRLPFLDQHLTPEGELTNLLYKQLLAEQAEQLLAF from the coding sequence ATGATTACTATCATCGCGGGCACCAACCGACCCAATTCACGCGCACTTCGCATCGCTCATTTATATGCTAACCTGCTCCATGAGCGTGGTGCTGCTTACCAACTGCTCGATCTAGCGGAACTCCCAGCTGACTTTATTACCAGCGCACTTTACGATAAGGTGGGCCAACACCCAGAGTTCAACCAACTCATCAAGCTAGCCAACGAAGCTGATAAGCTGGTATTCGTCGTGCCAGAGTATAACTGTTCATACCCGGGCGTTCTGAAAGCCTTCATTGATGGTCTCCCCTACCCTGGTGGCATTCGGGGAAAAAAGGCAGCACTAATTGGGCTAGGTACTGGTAGCCAAGGTGGTTTGCTGGCCTTAAGCCACATGACCGACATCTTGATGTACCTAGGTACTGCGGTGCTCCCTACTCGAGTGCGCTTACCTTTCCTCGACCAGCATCTTACCCCAGAAGGTGAGCTTACCAATCTGCTGTACAAACAGTTGTTGGCGGAACAAGCCGAGCAACTTCTTGCTTTTTAG
- a CDS encoding MbnP family protein translates to MLFSKLPAFWIALAISAITFTGCDKDDSSPTTTTGTLDVEMENMVGTSPLALNTGNYTTEAGDHFTVTTFNYYISNIKLTKADGSAFVQPESYYLVKESDAASHHFTIPDVPVGDYTGITFTIGVDSLHNVFGAQTGALDPSNNMFWSWNTGYIFLKMEGTSPESPSKALVFHVGGFMKPYNAIRTVSPSFNGKTVMVRTDHSPEIHFHADVLKLFTGMRFADTGSTSHSAGANAVRVANNYSAGMFTVDHIHAN, encoded by the coding sequence ATGCTTTTCTCTAAACTCCCCGCGTTTTGGATAGCGCTGGCTATTAGCGCTATTACCTTTACTGGCTGCGACAAAGACGACTCCTCGCCCACTACCACCACAGGCACGCTAGACGTCGAGATGGAGAACATGGTGGGCACTTCCCCCCTAGCTCTAAACACCGGTAACTACACGACGGAAGCTGGCGACCATTTCACGGTTACAACATTCAACTACTATATCTCCAACATCAAGCTCACCAAAGCCGATGGCAGCGCCTTTGTACAGCCCGAAAGCTATTATCTGGTGAAAGAGTCGGATGCCGCTTCGCATCACTTCACCATTCCGGATGTGCCCGTTGGTGATTACACAGGCATCACTTTCACCATTGGTGTTGACAGCTTGCACAATGTATTTGGTGCACAAACAGGGGCGCTAGATCCTTCCAACAACATGTTTTGGAGTTGGAATACCGGCTACATCTTCCTAAAGATGGAAGGTACCTCTCCCGAGTCGCCGAGCAAAGCACTGGTCTTTCACGTTGGTGGCTTCATGAAGCCGTACAATGCTATCCGCACCGTTTCGCCTTCTTTCAATGGCAAGACCGTAATGGTGCGCACTGATCATAGCCCGGAAATTCACTTTCACGCCGATGTGCTGAAGCTATTTACCGGAATGCGTTTCGCAGATACTGGTAGCACGAGCCACAGTGCGGGCGCTAATGCGGTACGGGTAGCCAATAACTACAGCGCAGGTATGTTTACCGTGGATCATATCCACGCCAATTAG
- a CDS encoding cytochrome-c peroxidase, with translation MLRLGFILLATGLAGCLAGCQPDADVLQPETVPGALLPTNFPAPVYTLETNPPTQEAFELGRTLFYDPRLSRDNQVSCGSCHQQYAAFAHADHRVSHGVDGLLGTRNAPALQNLRWKKTFFWDGGPQNLEMLPLAPITNPVEMDETLENVLRKLNADPKYQERFAKVYGQSPINSQQFLRALAQFLASLTSANSRYDHYARQEAGGQLNETELRGRTLVAQKCAACHATDLFSDESFRNNGLNKSFAADSGRAHITSLPADQGRFKVPSLRNVMLTAPYMHDGRFQTLAQVLDHYDKGVVDSPTLDPLLRQTNGRLGIALSAQEKSDLLAFLATLTDEQFTKDKRLAERQP, from the coding sequence GTGTTACGCTTAGGATTCATCCTGCTAGCTACTGGGCTGGCAGGATGCCTGGCTGGTTGCCAGCCAGACGCGGATGTGCTGCAACCCGAAACGGTCCCGGGCGCACTACTTCCTACTAATTTTCCGGCCCCCGTTTACACGCTGGAAACTAATCCGCCCACGCAGGAGGCTTTCGAGCTAGGTCGTACGTTGTTCTATGATCCTCGGCTTTCGCGCGACAATCAAGTGTCGTGTGGCAGCTGTCACCAGCAGTATGCGGCATTTGCCCACGCCGATCATCGGGTAAGTCACGGCGTCGATGGCCTATTGGGGACGCGCAACGCGCCGGCTTTACAGAACCTTCGCTGGAAGAAGACTTTCTTCTGGGACGGGGGACCTCAAAACCTAGAGATGCTGCCGCTGGCGCCCATAACTAACCCAGTGGAAATGGATGAGACGCTGGAAAACGTGCTGCGCAAGCTCAACGCTGACCCCAAGTACCAGGAGCGTTTTGCTAAGGTATATGGTCAATCGCCTATTAATTCGCAACAGTTTTTGCGAGCTCTCGCGCAATTCCTGGCGTCACTCACGTCTGCTAATTCACGCTACGATCATTATGCGCGCCAAGAGGCAGGCGGGCAACTTAACGAGACAGAACTACGTGGCCGTACGTTGGTAGCGCAAAAATGCGCCGCTTGCCATGCCACTGATCTGTTCAGCGACGAATCATTTCGCAACAATGGCTTAAATAAATCTTTTGCGGCTGATTCCGGGCGGGCCCACATCACCAGTTTGCCCGCCGACCAGGGTCGGTTCAAAGTGCCTTCGCTGCGCAACGTAATGCTGACGGCGCCCTACATGCATGACGGTCGCTTTCAGACCCTAGCGCAAGTGCTCGACCACTACGACAAAGGGGTGGTTGACTCCCCCACGCTTGATCCGCTGCTGCGACAAACCAACGGCCGCCTAGGTATTGCGCTTTCGGCGCAGGAAAAAAGCGACTTGCTCGCCTTTCTGGCGACACTTACGGATGAGCAGTTCACTAAGGATAAGCGCTTGGCTGAGCGTCAGCCTTAG
- a CDS encoding cytochrome-c peroxidase, with the protein MLPSLTRVSSWLWALAFVFFLLAACSKTDPEQESEDDTPVVTTPYSLVLPSKFPQSVTVPADNPLTEEGVKLGRFLFYETKLSRDNTMSCGSCHQQSKAFTDGRARALGVDGQQHPRGAMSLTNVLWETSLNWDGAVTTLEQQARIPIENAVELHQPLADGVAKLQQTDLYPPLFRQAFGSKTITEENVLKALAQFERTLVSANSRFDKYNNGDRTALTQTELQGLTLFNTHPVAVTLPGANCFHCHGAPLFTARDFFNNGLDATFTDLGRGSVTKQSFDNGKFKAPSLRNIALTAPYMHDGRFQTLEQVLDHYSDHVQLASPNIDPNMLDAANSAFSNQLTLTATQKKQIIAFLGTLTDSTFIQDPRFSDPFKP; encoded by the coding sequence ATGTTGCCTAGCCTTACGCGTGTTTCTTCTTGGCTCTGGGCCTTGGCCTTCGTTTTCTTCTTGCTGGCAGCGTGCAGCAAGACGGATCCGGAGCAAGAGTCGGAGGATGATACGCCGGTCGTGACAACGCCGTACAGCTTGGTGCTGCCCAGTAAGTTTCCGCAGAGCGTAACGGTACCGGCTGATAATCCGCTGACGGAGGAGGGTGTGAAGCTAGGTCGCTTTCTATTTTATGAAACCAAACTGTCGCGCGACAACACCATGTCGTGCGGCAGCTGCCACCAGCAGAGCAAAGCCTTCACCGATGGGCGGGCTCGCGCGCTGGGCGTTGATGGACAGCAGCACCCACGCGGCGCGATGTCGCTAACGAATGTGTTGTGGGAAACCAGCTTAAACTGGGATGGCGCCGTCACGACGTTGGAGCAGCAAGCCCGCATCCCCATCGAAAATGCGGTGGAGCTTCACCAACCATTGGCCGACGGGGTGGCGAAGCTGCAACAAACGGACCTCTACCCTCCCCTGTTCCGGCAGGCATTTGGCTCCAAGACTATCACGGAAGAGAATGTACTGAAGGCCTTAGCGCAATTTGAGCGCACATTGGTTTCAGCGAACTCACGGTTCGACAAGTACAACAACGGCGACCGGACGGCTCTTACGCAAACCGAATTACAGGGCCTGACCTTGTTCAACACCCATCCGGTAGCTGTTACGCTGCCAGGCGCCAACTGCTTTCACTGCCACGGCGCTCCCCTGTTCACCGCCCGCGACTTCTTCAACAACGGCCTCGACGCCACGTTCACGGACCTAGGTCGAGGTAGCGTCACGAAGCAAAGCTTCGATAACGGCAAGTTCAAAGCCCCTTCCTTACGCAATATTGCCCTAACAGCACCTTACATGCACGACGGCCGCTTCCAAACCTTGGAGCAGGTACTCGACCATTATAGCGACCATGTGCAGCTCGCCAGTCCGAACATCGATCCGAATATGCTAGATGCCGCTAACTCCGCCTTTAGCAATCAGCTGACACTCACAGCAACTCAGAAAAAGCAGATCATTGCCTTCCTAGGTACCCTAACGGATTCGACGTTTATTCAGGACCCGCGCTTTTCAGACCCATTCAAACCATAG
- a CDS encoding acyltransferase gives MSLLSPPPSPTPSTTRAKTYLPALTGVRALAAYLVFLHHFNPFQSEGAPQLLQRIVLEFHIGVSIFFVLSGFLITLRYYGSEQWTWSWWGPYLRNRFARIYPMYFLLTCAFFLLRFQTEGVFVFRTWLFNVLFLRGFFDEMKFSGIAQGWTLTVEECFYLFAPVAFMLLRKRIKLWVQPFLLLAVGCLLVLTVGQLHHHGLFGNFKFVLLYTFFGRCFEFYAGMQLAFWYRQDRIRRYSFPGLLTSLGLVVMAAALGGMVWTKGGYSYGQEHPFGAALNNVVLPGGIVTFFAGLLTEPTWLRRFFASSPLQLLGKSSYVFYLIHMGFIQKWLATNWTENSGKLFVILNILAIVLYYAVEQPLNRLLRRT, from the coding sequence ATGTCGCTTCTTTCCCCTCCACCTAGTCCTACGCCATCTACTACTCGCGCGAAAACGTACTTGCCTGCACTAACGGGTGTGCGGGCTTTGGCGGCTTACTTGGTTTTTTTACACCATTTTAACCCATTCCAATCCGAGGGTGCACCTCAGCTCCTACAGCGAATTGTGCTGGAGTTTCATATCGGTGTGTCCATTTTCTTCGTGCTTAGCGGGTTCTTAATCACGCTGCGCTATTATGGCTCAGAGCAATGGACTTGGTCGTGGTGGGGCCCTTACCTACGCAACCGTTTTGCCAGGATTTACCCAATGTATTTCCTGCTGACCTGCGCCTTTTTCCTACTGCGTTTTCAAACAGAAGGAGTTTTCGTCTTTCGGACTTGGTTGTTCAACGTTCTCTTTTTACGCGGTTTCTTCGATGAGATGAAGTTTTCGGGTATCGCGCAAGGTTGGACGCTCACCGTAGAAGAGTGCTTTTACTTATTCGCCCCGGTTGCTTTTATGCTGCTACGTAAGCGAATCAAGTTGTGGGTCCAGCCTTTCCTGTTGTTAGCGGTTGGCTGCTTGCTCGTTCTTACCGTTGGTCAGCTGCACCACCATGGCTTATTCGGGAACTTCAAATTTGTTCTACTCTACACCTTCTTCGGGCGGTGCTTTGAGTTCTACGCGGGTATGCAGCTTGCGTTTTGGTATCGCCAAGATCGTATTCGGCGATACTCTTTTCCGGGCTTGCTAACAAGCCTAGGTTTAGTAGTGATGGCCGCCGCCCTAGGAGGTATGGTTTGGACGAAAGGTGGCTACAGCTACGGACAGGAACACCCGTTCGGTGCTGCACTCAACAACGTGGTACTCCCCGGCGGCATCGTCACTTTTTTTGCCGGATTACTCACTGAGCCAACCTGGCTTCGACGGTTCTTTGCTTCGTCGCCGCTGCAGCTTCTGGGCAAAAGTTCCTACGTTTTTTACCTTATTCACATGGGTTTTATACAAAAGTGGCTAGCTACGAACTGGACAGAAAATTCGGGCAAGCTTTTTGTCATTCTAAATATTCTAGCTATTGTACTCTATTACGCAGTAGAACAACCGCTGAATCGTCTACTACGCCGCACTTAA
- the ftsZ gene encoding cell division protein FtsZ, with amino-acid sequence MNYKFDIPAQSNSIIKVIGVGGGGSNAVNHMFSQGIKDVEFVICNTDKQALQSSTVPNKLQIGVDLTEGLGAGANPERGKQAAIESREQIRELLSNGTKMVFITAGMGGGTGTGAAPVIAKVAKELGVLTVGIVTAPFMFEGKKKRQQAEHGIKELSENCDTVLVILNDKLREIFGNLPIRAAFAKADNVLSTAAKSIAEIITVTAEVNVDFEDVKTVMKDSGAAVMGSSITEGENRAHRAAEEALASPLLNNTDIHGAQKILLSIMSGDQAELEMDELTEITEYIQDKAGQDAEVIFGHGIDSTLGQSIRVTVIATGFARETHNISIQGLGTRAESGPDPQINLFDKDRQDAPAPTVPTFSAPAPVAAAPEPPKVTFDLETSPYSAPVPPVAAPSSPAPEPVVYQSAPQQPAPAPAPMPAPRPSLDARAEERRRRLQELSNGLSNDAIKDQLDTPAYLRRHVKLENVVPSSERNISRFNLSDDNELLGDNRFLHDNVD; translated from the coding sequence ATGAATTATAAATTCGACATCCCGGCGCAATCCAACTCGATCATCAAGGTGATTGGCGTGGGTGGGGGCGGCTCCAATGCCGTCAACCACATGTTCAGCCAAGGTATCAAAGACGTTGAGTTCGTCATTTGCAACACCGACAAGCAGGCACTGCAAAGCAGCACTGTACCTAATAAACTTCAAATTGGCGTTGACCTAACCGAAGGGCTAGGTGCTGGCGCTAATCCGGAGCGCGGTAAGCAAGCGGCTATTGAAAGCCGTGAGCAAATCCGCGAGTTGCTTAGCAACGGTACTAAGATGGTCTTTATCACGGCCGGTATGGGCGGTGGTACGGGTACAGGTGCTGCCCCAGTTATTGCCAAAGTGGCCAAGGAGCTAGGGGTACTCACTGTGGGTATCGTGACGGCGCCCTTCATGTTTGAAGGCAAGAAGAAACGTCAACAGGCCGAGCACGGCATCAAGGAGTTGAGTGAAAACTGTGACACAGTTCTAGTGATTCTCAACGATAAGCTTCGCGAGATCTTCGGCAACCTGCCTATTCGTGCTGCTTTCGCTAAAGCGGATAATGTGCTGAGTACGGCGGCCAAGAGTATCGCGGAAATCATCACGGTAACCGCCGAGGTGAACGTGGACTTTGAAGACGTGAAAACGGTCATGAAGGACAGTGGCGCTGCCGTTATGGGTAGCAGCATCACGGAGGGCGAAAACCGCGCTCATCGTGCTGCCGAGGAAGCTCTGGCTTCGCCGCTGCTCAACAACACCGACATCCACGGCGCGCAGAAGATTCTGCTCAGCATCATGTCGGGCGACCAAGCCGAACTGGAAATGGATGAACTCACCGAAATCACGGAGTACATCCAAGACAAAGCCGGTCAGGACGCCGAGGTGATCTTCGGTCACGGCATCGACTCGACCCTTGGTCAGAGCATCCGCGTAACGGTTATTGCGACGGGTTTTGCGCGCGAAACGCACAACATCAGCATTCAGGGGCTAGGTACGAGAGCTGAGTCGGGACCCGATCCGCAGATTAACCTGTTTGACAAGGATCGGCAGGATGCACCAGCACCCACAGTGCCTACATTCAGTGCGCCTGCTCCCGTAGCTGCTGCGCCTGAGCCGCCCAAGGTAACGTTTGACTTAGAAACCTCACCTTACTCGGCACCTGTACCGCCTGTAGCAGCGCCTTCGTCGCCTGCTCCGGAGCCGGTAGTGTACCAGTCTGCGCCGCAGCAACCGGCCCCGGCACCTGCTCCCATGCCTGCTCCACGGCCTTCGTTGGATGCTCGGGCGGAAGAGCGCCGTCGCCGCTTGCAGGAACTAAGCAATGGTCTTTCTAACGACGCTATCAAAGACCAGTTGGATACGCCGGCTTACCTGCGTCGCCATGTGAAGCTGGAAAACGTAGTGCCATCAAGCGAGCGGAACATCTCGCGCTTCAACCTTTCTGATGACAACGAGCTGCTAGGTGACAACCGTTTCCTGCACGACAACGTGGATTAG
- the ftsA gene encoding cell division protein FtsA, with the protein MQNDKIVVGLDIGTTKICALVGRKNEFGKLEILGMGKAVSEGVVRGIVSNIDKTVDAIKKAIRQAEEQSGINIGVVNVGIAGQHIKSLQHNGSITRASSDNEITVDDVNRLTNDMYRLVTPPGSEIIHVMPQDYKVDYEEGILDPVGMSGVRLEGNFHIITAQSTAINNINKCVTKAGLEIDNLILEPLSSSMSVLSEEEKEAGVALIDIGGGTTDLAIFKDGIIRHAAVLPFGGNIVTSDIKQGCLVMQNQAEQLKVKFGKAIAEEASDYEIVSIPGLRDRAPKEISLKNLAHIIEARMEEIIELVYAEIQRTGHGDKLAAGIVLTGGGSQLQNLVQLTEYITGMDTRIGYPNEHLGKSKIEAVKSPMYATTVGLVLSGYRSIDERVTRSYEEEPQLPAYRPAPEVRPTPPPAPTQQQQQPEQPAPPKKTSGAGKFFMDIISRTKGLLIDDFDDKQY; encoded by the coding sequence ATGCAAAACGATAAGATTGTAGTCGGCCTCGACATTGGCACCACTAAAATTTGCGCCCTAGTTGGGCGAAAGAACGAGTTTGGCAAACTTGAAATACTCGGCATGGGCAAAGCGGTGTCGGAAGGCGTCGTGCGTGGCATCGTGTCGAACATCGATAAGACCGTTGATGCCATCAAAAAAGCTATCCGTCAGGCCGAGGAACAATCAGGTATCAACATTGGCGTAGTCAACGTAGGTATTGCCGGGCAGCATATCAAAAGCTTGCAGCACAACGGCAGCATCACGCGCGCTTCCTCAGATAACGAAATCACTGTGGATGACGTGAACCGCTTGACCAACGACATGTACCGCTTGGTGACCCCACCCGGTTCGGAAATCATCCACGTAATGCCCCAAGACTACAAGGTGGATTACGAGGAAGGTATCTTGGATCCTGTGGGCATGTCGGGCGTGCGCTTGGAGGGCAACTTCCACATCATCACGGCCCAGAGCACGGCTATTAACAACATTAATAAGTGCGTAACGAAGGCCGGGTTGGAAATCGACAACCTGATTCTGGAACCTCTATCATCGAGCATGTCGGTGCTGAGCGAAGAGGAGAAGGAAGCTGGTGTAGCCCTGATCGACATCGGCGGTGGCACCACCGACCTAGCTATCTTCAAGGACGGCATCATCCGCCATGCGGCTGTTTTGCCCTTTGGCGGCAACATCGTGACCTCTGACATCAAGCAAGGTTGCTTGGTGATGCAGAACCAGGCCGAGCAGCTAAAGGTGAAGTTTGGTAAAGCTATTGCTGAGGAAGCCAGCGACTACGAAATCGTGAGCATTCCAGGCCTGCGCGACCGGGCTCCAAAGGAGATTTCTCTCAAGAACCTAGCGCACATTATTGAGGCGCGGATGGAGGAAATCATCGAGTTGGTATACGCTGAAATTCAGCGCACTGGCCATGGCGATAAGCTAGCGGCTGGTATCGTGCTGACTGGCGGTGGCTCGCAACTGCAGAACCTCGTGCAGCTAACGGAGTATATCACTGGTATGGATACTCGTATCGGCTACCCCAACGAGCACCTAGGTAAGAGCAAAATTGAGGCGGTGAAGTCGCCGATGTACGCTACTACCGTTGGACTCGTGCTGTCGGGTTACCGCTCTATTGATGAGCGCGTAACTCGCAGCTACGAAGAGGAGCCGCAGCTGCCTGCGTACCGTCCGGCCCCTGAGGTTCGCCCCACACCGCCGCCCGCGCCTACGCAGCAGCAACAACAGCCCGAGCAACCTGCCCCGCCGAAGAAGACTTCGGGTGCTGGCAAGTTCTTCATGGACATCATCAGCCGCACAAAAGGGTTGCTGATTGACGATTTTGACGATAAACAATACTAG
- the murC gene encoding UDP-N-acetylmuramate--L-alanine ligase, with protein MNPVAAFPYVYFLGIGGIGMSALARWFQANGHQVSGYDKTSTPLTEALAAEGIAVHYEDAVESIPAEVRNNREQTLVVLTPAIPANHQEWAWLRENGYDIRKRSQVLGLLTAGQRTIAVAGTHGKTTTSSMVAHLLHHAGVPCAAFLGGIAVNLGSNLLLPPKAEGEQSANVPVVVEADEYDRSFLTLYPDVAIVTSTDADHLDIYGNKEALVDSFRKFVGQIKPGGLLLLNHTADPSLADAVPTRVRVVRYGLEAAQAADLYATNITAQGHQFRFDLHGPLGEVADLVLAVPGYHNVENMLAASCVAQLEGVQADKLKAAVAAYKGVKRRFEFIVTAGRKVYVDDYAHHPREIEAFLRSLRALYPEQRLRVVFQPHLFTRTRDFALGFAESLSLADEVVMLDIYPARELPIAGVTSDMILSQVTAPRKTLQTKEQVLATAKTDTDFDVLATVGAGDIDQLVPHLRTILTERWNGAEA; from the coding sequence ATGAACCCGGTAGCAGCCTTTCCTTACGTCTATTTTCTGGGCATTGGCGGCATTGGTATGTCGGCTCTGGCGCGGTGGTTCCAAGCAAATGGGCACCAAGTCAGTGGCTATGACAAGACCAGCACGCCACTAACCGAAGCATTGGCGGCGGAAGGCATTGCTGTGCACTATGAGGATGCGGTAGAAAGCATCCCCGCCGAAGTTCGAAATAACAGGGAGCAAACGCTCGTCGTACTCACGCCCGCTATTCCGGCCAACCACCAAGAGTGGGCGTGGCTGCGCGAGAATGGCTACGATATCCGCAAGCGCAGCCAAGTGCTAGGTCTGCTGACGGCTGGGCAGCGTACTATTGCCGTTGCGGGTACCCATGGCAAGACGACTACCTCGTCGATGGTGGCACACTTGCTCCATCATGCGGGCGTGCCGTGCGCAGCGTTTCTGGGCGGTATTGCCGTGAACCTAGGTTCTAACCTGTTATTGCCTCCAAAGGCCGAAGGCGAACAATCGGCCAATGTGCCGGTAGTAGTCGAAGCCGACGAATACGACCGCAGCTTCCTAACGCTGTACCCCGACGTAGCCATCGTGACCAGCACCGATGCAGACCACCTCGATATCTATGGTAATAAGGAGGCGTTGGTAGATTCTTTCCGCAAGTTCGTGGGGCAGATCAAGCCTGGTGGGTTGTTACTACTAAATCATACCGCCGACCCTAGCCTAGCCGATGCCGTGCCGACTAGGGTGCGCGTGGTACGCTATGGCTTGGAGGCCGCGCAAGCCGCCGATCTGTACGCGACTAACATCACGGCGCAAGGTCATCAGTTCCGATTCGATCTACATGGCCCCCTGGGCGAAGTGGCCGATTTGGTACTTGCGGTGCCCGGGTACCACAATGTGGAAAATATGTTAGCAGCTTCTTGCGTGGCGCAATTAGAAGGTGTTCAGGCGGATAAGCTGAAAGCTGCTGTAGCGGCTTACAAAGGCGTAAAACGTAGATTCGAATTTATCGTAACAGCGGGCCGGAAAGTATATGTAGATGACTATGCTCACCACCCGCGCGAAATCGAGGCGTTCTTACGTTCTCTGCGGGCGCTCTATCCTGAGCAGCGCCTTCGCGTCGTGTTTCAGCCCCATTTATTCACCCGTACCCGCGACTTTGCGCTGGGCTTCGCCGAAAGCCTGAGCCTAGCCGACGAGGTGGTGATGCTGGATATCTATCCAGCCCGGGAGCTGCCCATAGCGGGGGTGACGTCGGATATGATTCTTTCGCAGGTAACAGCCCCGCGCAAGACCTTACAAACCAAAGAACAGGTGTTGGCAACTGCCAAGACTGATACCGATTTTGACGTGCTGGCGACTGTCGGCGCGGGTGATATTGACCAACTTGTACCACACTTACGAACTATCCTAACGGAGCGCTGGAATGGAGCTGAAGCGTAA